One window from the genome of Corynebacterium sp. SCR221107 encodes:
- a CDS encoding putative quinol monooxygenase, whose amino-acid sequence MILINVKYQVKPEYVDTFLQDVDWFTQATRQEEGNIFFDWYQDPANPQEFLLIESFQDDAAEAHVSSDHFKRACEEMPAYLLKTPSIINTLIPGKTEWDKMAEFQVEES is encoded by the coding sequence ATGATTTTGATCAATGTAAAATACCAGGTCAAGCCAGAATACGTGGATACGTTCCTTCAAGATGTCGATTGGTTCACCCAAGCAACACGGCAGGAAGAAGGAAACATTTTCTTTGATTGGTACCAGGATCCAGCCAATCCCCAAGAGTTCCTTTTGATCGAATCCTTCCAGGATGATGCCGCTGAAGCTCACGTTTCGTCCGACCACTTCAAGCGCGCCTGCGAGGAAATGCCTGCATACTTGCTCAAGACCCCTTCGATCATTAACACTCTCATTCCAGGAAAGACTGAATGGGATAAGATGGCAGAGTTCCAGGTAGAGGAGTCCTAG
- the ppk2 gene encoding polyphosphate kinase 2 yields the protein MGKKDKDFQGIAYSAGGFGGDDLAVKPPKLSKEAYEAELKRLQAELVDMQQWVVETGARVVVVMEGRDAAGKGSAIKRITQYLNPRTCRIEALPAPNSREQGQWYFQRYVEKLPTAGEIVIFDRSWYNRAGVERVMGFCTSQEYRRFLHQAPIFERLLVEDGIMLRKYWFSVSDEEQIARFKSRRNDPLRRWKLSPMDLQSITRWEDYSRAKDEMFIHTDIPSAPWYTVESEDKKRSRINVISHLLSTIPYTRIDRELPEIPERPQSARDYQRPPREDFRYVPDVAAHLEKASIEESSKKGKKHKKKHGK from the coding sequence ATGGGCAAAAAGGACAAGGATTTTCAGGGGATAGCTTACTCTGCTGGGGGATTCGGTGGTGATGACCTGGCGGTGAAGCCACCAAAGCTTTCCAAGGAGGCATACGAGGCAGAACTCAAGCGTTTGCAGGCTGAACTCGTCGACATGCAGCAATGGGTAGTAGAGACTGGCGCTCGTGTTGTTGTGGTGATGGAAGGGCGTGACGCAGCCGGTAAGGGCTCAGCTATCAAGCGAATCACTCAGTATCTGAACCCGCGAACCTGCCGGATCGAGGCGCTGCCTGCTCCCAACTCTCGTGAACAAGGCCAGTGGTACTTCCAGCGCTATGTTGAGAAGTTGCCTACTGCAGGTGAAATCGTCATCTTCGATAGGTCTTGGTATAACCGTGCCGGCGTCGAACGGGTTATGGGCTTTTGTACTTCGCAAGAGTATCGTCGCTTCCTGCATCAAGCACCAATCTTTGAGCGGCTATTGGTAGAAGACGGAATCATGTTGCGGAAGTATTGGTTCTCCGTTTCTGACGAAGAACAAATTGCACGATTTAAGTCGCGCCGAAACGACCCGCTTCGTCGTTGGAAGCTTTCCCCAATGGATCTTCAGTCCATCACTCGCTGGGAGGATTATTCCCGCGCCAAGGACGAGATGTTCATCCACACCGACATTCCTTCTGCGCCGTGGTACACGGTGGAGTCTGAGGACAAGAAGCGTTCGCGAATCAACGTGATCAGCCACCTTTTGTCCACGATTCCCTACACACGTATCGATCGTGAACTGCCTGAGATCCCTGAGCGACCCCAATCTGCTCGCGACTATCAGCGTCCCCCGCGCGAGGATTTCCGCTATGTGCCGGATGTAGCCGCCCACCTTGAGAAGGCCTCGATTGAGGAGTCTTCTAAGAAGGGCAAGAAGCACAAGAAGAAGCACGGAAAGTAG
- a CDS encoding Cof-type HAD-IIB family hydrolase has product MKYRLIVTDMDGTLLDENHHIPDDFWPLLDQLHDQGVVFAPASGRQLATLQHQFERSSSPLSYIAENGTVVFHEGDIVSLTTVDTAICHEIIETIEQRPDIDWGVVVCRADGAFISRHDEKFLDECNIYYRKLTITDDLHAAIDSHVVKLAIYCFQDAETVGAPALEGRTGGLPITISGKHWIDLMQPDINKGIALERLAATMGIEITETLAFGDFLNDYELVKAAGTSYAMANAHPKVKEVANHLAPSNADHGVVTVLKELLEHS; this is encoded by the coding sequence ATGAAATACCGATTGATCGTCACAGACATGGACGGCACCTTGCTCGACGAAAACCACCACATACCCGATGATTTCTGGCCATTGCTCGACCAGCTTCACGATCAAGGAGTTGTTTTCGCCCCTGCCAGTGGCCGGCAGCTTGCCACCCTCCAACACCAGTTCGAACGCTCGTCATCCCCTTTGTCTTACATCGCTGAAAACGGAACGGTGGTCTTCCACGAAGGTGACATCGTTTCGCTAACGACGGTGGATACAGCAATCTGCCACGAAATTATCGAAACCATCGAGCAACGCCCAGATATCGACTGGGGTGTGGTCGTTTGTCGTGCAGATGGCGCCTTCATTTCTCGCCATGACGAGAAGTTTCTTGATGAATGCAATATCTACTATAGAAAGCTTACGATCACCGACGACTTGCATGCAGCTATCGACAGTCACGTGGTCAAACTCGCAATATATTGCTTTCAAGACGCAGAGACCGTCGGCGCACCTGCGCTTGAAGGTCGCACCGGAGGGCTTCCGATCACAATTTCTGGCAAACATTGGATCGATTTGATGCAGCCGGATATTAACAAGGGCATCGCCCTCGAACGCCTCGCCGCAACCATGGGGATCGAGATAACAGAAACTCTCGCCTTCGGCGACTTCCTCAACGATTACGAACTCGTCAAGGCCGCTGGCACCTCATACGCTATGGCGAATGCGCACCCCAAAGTCAAAGAGGTCGCAAATCACCTTGCCCCGTCTAATGCAGACCACGGGGTAGTCACAGTGCTCAAAGAATTGCTCGAGCACTCCTAG
- a CDS encoding enoyl-CoA hydratase/isomerase family protein translates to MSSNRNSLLREKDSLVNAYVRNTTGILELNRPRALNSLNQEMIDIIDEALNSWRDDPAVHRVVLTSLSEKGFCAGGDVREAREAALSGNHGPADHFFDTEFQLNGDLAEFPKAYISIIDGVVMGGGLGISAHGSHRIVTEKAFAAMPEMAIGYMPDVGIPWMFQHMVDENNRTSYARAVFLVVTGWRLSPADMVYSGLATHFVPSKDIGDFVDVVIAESLDEALERYASNVEEVSRLAALEADIEATFNFASWAEISAALDSHPNKEFTEEVRSLLSNANPASVVAAVELMHAITKVSSIREELKLEKALGAHMRRLPNFAEGVRAVLVDKDRSPKFAPASYDEVDANEFRMLLENVL, encoded by the coding sequence ATGTCTAGTAACCGTAATTCGCTGCTTAGAGAAAAGGACTCGCTGGTCAATGCCTACGTGCGCAATACCACGGGGATCTTGGAACTTAACCGTCCACGTGCATTGAACTCGCTCAACCAAGAGATGATCGACATTATTGACGAAGCCCTCAATTCATGGCGTGATGACCCCGCAGTTCACCGTGTCGTGCTGACTTCGCTCAGCGAGAAGGGCTTCTGTGCTGGAGGAGATGTGCGCGAGGCTCGTGAAGCAGCGTTATCGGGGAACCACGGCCCCGCAGACCACTTTTTCGATACCGAATTTCAACTCAACGGGGATCTTGCCGAGTTCCCCAAAGCTTATATCTCGATCATCGATGGCGTGGTGATGGGAGGTGGACTCGGCATCTCTGCGCATGGCTCTCACCGGATCGTGACGGAGAAAGCATTTGCCGCCATGCCAGAAATGGCAATTGGTTACATGCCAGATGTGGGAATTCCGTGGATGTTCCAGCATATGGTAGATGAAAACAATAGGACCTCTTATGCTAGGGCTGTATTTCTCGTGGTTACAGGATGGCGTTTGAGCCCGGCGGATATGGTGTATTCGGGGCTCGCTACCCATTTCGTTCCTTCGAAAGATATCGGTGATTTTGTAGATGTAGTGATCGCAGAATCCTTAGATGAGGCTCTCGAGCGATATGCCTCCAATGTAGAGGAAGTATCCCGGCTTGCCGCTTTGGAGGCGGACATCGAAGCAACCTTCAATTTTGCGTCGTGGGCAGAGATTTCAGCGGCACTCGATTCCCATCCGAACAAGGAATTTACTGAGGAAGTTCGTTCCTTGCTTTCCAATGCAAACCCCGCGTCTGTAGTGGCTGCAGTCGAGCTGATGCATGCGATCACGAAGGTGTCCTCAATTCGGGAGGAGCTAAAGTTAGAAAAAGCACTGGGGGCGCATATGCGACGCCTGCCGAATTTCGCCGAAGGGGTGAGAGCGGTTCTGGTAGACAAGGATCGCAGTCCGAAATTCGCACCTGCCAGCTACGACGAGGTCGACGCAAATGAGTTTCGTATGCTTTTGGAAAACGTCCTCTAG
- a CDS encoding TetR/AcrR family transcriptional regulator → MSGLRELKKAQTRAAIARAAASVARYEGPEKQSIAEICARAGVSQRTFHNYFSSREEAIIEFASHAVREMLESVGDTEGKKVYEIVEQVAINGLRRNDDDLLSFYSLGVLSQQIGILPLGLNNHLEPHYQREAFAQIAEYFPGKDLFDLATEIVAAASVAQFAISHYFDFCHDRGSEVGVNILRRAFDQFRDKPVARPVELPEEIREEIISLEHSPIQLCRNDRHNKSGKLCAD, encoded by the coding sequence ATGTCCGGCCTACGCGAATTGAAGAAGGCTCAAACGCGAGCAGCCATCGCACGAGCGGCGGCATCCGTGGCCCGCTATGAAGGCCCCGAAAAGCAATCGATCGCTGAAATCTGCGCACGGGCAGGGGTTTCTCAGCGCACTTTTCACAATTATTTTTCCTCGCGTGAAGAAGCGATCATAGAATTCGCGTCTCACGCTGTGCGGGAAATGCTCGAATCCGTAGGTGATACCGAGGGAAAAAAGGTTTATGAAATCGTCGAACAAGTCGCAATCAATGGACTCCGACGTAACGACGATGACCTTTTGTCTTTCTACTCGCTCGGTGTGCTCAGCCAGCAGATTGGAATTCTGCCACTGGGGCTCAACAATCATTTAGAGCCTCATTATCAACGGGAGGCATTTGCTCAAATCGCCGAGTACTTTCCAGGAAAAGACCTGTTCGACCTTGCCACCGAGATTGTTGCTGCCGCGTCTGTTGCACAGTTTGCGATCTCTCACTACTTCGACTTTTGCCACGATCGGGGAAGCGAAGTCGGTGTCAACATTCTGCGCCGAGCCTTCGACCAATTCCGTGACAAACCGGTGGCCAGGCCTGTCGAGCTGCCGGAAGAAATTCGTGAAGAGATTATTTCACTCGAGCACTCCCCGATCCAGCTGTGCCGCAACGATCGGCATAATAAATCCGGAAAGCTCTGCGCAGATTAG
- a CDS encoding MMPL family transporter, whose translation MAQFLYKIGSTAYRKKWVFLAFWLIVLIAIGSVASAFSKPTTNTMTIPGLESVETMEKMQERFPTSGDALSGPTGTILVQTTDGSKLTDPEVQARINELIEDLKATGALTETDTLVDPATASMGMSQQLTQAKQAQGVPEEQIQSDIKALSPLSEDQTTGTMSITFDAASATDIPIEDRDAVEAVLDEYNSDTLKVLANGNAFTAMSEMEMTSEIIGMAVAAIVLLITFGSFVAAGMPLISAVIGVGIGILGIQALTAVSSDITSMTPTLASMIGLAVGIDYALFIVNRFRNELVKTAGAADMEPRQLRDALKKMTLDQRAHAMGMAVGTAGSAVVFAGLTVLIALAALSIINIPFLTAMALTAAATVAIAVLVALTFLPALLGLLGTKIFAARVPGPKVPDPENETPTMGLRWVRRIRKHPMGHLIVGVVALAILGIPAANMQLAMPTGGSEPRGSATREAWDITAEEFGKGRNAPMIALVDLAEVSKAERPMALQMAVSTISETDGVVNAQVTATTDGMDTAQIYITPEWGPTDSRTSETLVSLRENTPALKSETGATYGITGATAIYDDVSDRLQSVLIPYVAIVLILAFVVLMLVFRSIWVPLIAALGFGLSVLATFGVTVGIFQEGWLSIIDDPQPLLSFLPIILIGLVFGLAMDYQVFLVTRMREGWAHGKTAGNATSNGFKHGARVVTAAALIMISVFAAFMMQDMAFIKTMGFALAIAVFFDAFIVRMTIIPATMFLLDERAWWLPKWIDKILPKVDIEGEALAREHNLAH comes from the coding sequence ATGGCTCAATTCCTTTACAAAATCGGTAGCACGGCCTACCGAAAGAAATGGGTTTTCCTCGCTTTTTGGCTCATAGTCCTCATAGCCATTGGTTCAGTAGCATCGGCTTTTTCTAAGCCCACCACCAACACCATGACCATCCCAGGTCTGGAGTCAGTTGAAACGATGGAAAAGATGCAGGAGCGCTTCCCGACGTCAGGCGATGCGTTATCCGGACCGACCGGCACGATCTTGGTCCAGACGACAGACGGGTCAAAACTAACCGATCCCGAGGTCCAGGCCCGCATCAACGAGCTGATCGAAGACCTCAAGGCCACTGGTGCACTCACGGAAACCGACACCCTCGTCGATCCGGCTACCGCCTCGATGGGCATGTCACAACAGCTAACCCAGGCAAAGCAGGCCCAAGGAGTCCCTGAGGAACAAATTCAGTCGGATATTAAGGCCTTGAGCCCCTTGTCAGAAGATCAAACCACCGGCACGATGAGCATTACCTTTGACGCCGCTTCTGCAACCGATATCCCAATCGAAGATCGCGATGCCGTCGAAGCCGTACTCGACGAATACAATTCAGACACGCTCAAAGTACTGGCAAACGGTAATGCCTTTACGGCCATGAGTGAGATGGAAATGACGTCTGAGATTATCGGTATGGCAGTGGCCGCCATTGTCTTGCTGATTACGTTTGGTTCATTCGTTGCCGCTGGGATGCCGCTGATTTCGGCGGTTATCGGTGTAGGAATCGGCATTTTGGGCATTCAAGCACTCACAGCTGTGTCTTCCGACATTACCTCGATGACCCCCACCCTGGCATCGATGATCGGCCTAGCTGTGGGAATCGACTACGCCCTGTTTATCGTCAACCGCTTCCGCAATGAGCTCGTGAAGACAGCCGGCGCGGCTGATATGGAACCTCGGCAGCTGCGTGATGCGCTCAAGAAGATGACGTTAGATCAACGAGCCCATGCCATGGGCATGGCGGTTGGCACTGCTGGCTCGGCTGTTGTTTTCGCGGGCCTTACCGTGCTCATTGCGCTGGCAGCATTGTCTATCATCAACATCCCATTCTTGACGGCAATGGCTCTCACCGCAGCCGCGACCGTCGCCATTGCGGTTCTCGTAGCGCTTACCTTCCTCCCAGCGCTTCTTGGCCTGTTAGGTACGAAGATCTTTGCCGCACGAGTTCCTGGGCCAAAAGTTCCTGACCCTGAGAACGAGACTCCTACGATGGGTCTTCGCTGGGTGCGAAGAATCCGCAAGCACCCGATGGGCCACCTGATTGTCGGTGTCGTCGCTCTGGCGATTCTGGGAATTCCAGCGGCCAACATGCAACTTGCCATGCCCACTGGCGGTTCTGAGCCAAGGGGATCCGCTACTCGAGAAGCATGGGATATCACTGCCGAGGAATTCGGGAAAGGTCGCAATGCACCGATGATCGCCTTGGTAGATCTCGCCGAGGTAAGCAAGGCTGAACGCCCGATGGCACTCCAGATGGCCGTTTCCACCATCTCCGAAACCGATGGTGTTGTTAACGCTCAGGTCACAGCAACGACTGATGGAATGGACACCGCGCAGATCTATATCACACCGGAGTGGGGTCCAACCGATTCACGAACATCAGAGACATTGGTGAGCCTGCGAGAAAACACCCCAGCGTTGAAGTCCGAGACGGGCGCCACCTACGGCATCACTGGAGCAACGGCTATTTACGACGATGTCTCCGATCGACTCCAATCAGTTCTCATCCCCTATGTCGCAATCGTCCTCATTTTGGCATTTGTGGTCTTGATGCTTGTCTTCCGCTCTATTTGGGTACCGCTCATCGCGGCGTTGGGATTCGGACTGTCCGTGCTCGCTACCTTCGGCGTGACGGTGGGAATCTTCCAAGAGGGTTGGTTAAGCATTATCGACGATCCACAGCCTTTGCTTTCCTTCCTGCCGATCATTCTCATCGGGCTCGTCTTTGGACTTGCAATGGATTACCAAGTGTTCCTCGTCACTCGCATGCGCGAAGGCTGGGCACATGGCAAGACCGCCGGTAATGCAACCTCAAACGGTTTTAAACATGGCGCCCGCGTGGTTACGGCAGCTGCGCTGATCATGATATCTGTCTTCGCGGCCTTCATGATGCAGGATATGGCCTTCATCAAGACAATGGGCTTTGCACTAGCCATCGCAGTCTTCTTCGATGCATTCATCGTTCGAATGACCATCATCCCTGCGACAATGTTTTTGCTGGATGAACGCGCTTGGTGGTTACCCAAGTGGATTGACAAAATCTTGCCAAAGGTAGATATCGAGGGTGAAGCACTGGCCCGCGAGCACAACCTTGCCCACTAA
- the glcB gene encoding malate synthase G, producing the protein MIQTLNQDTTPRVSVAGLEVAQVLYDFVNSEVLPATGVSVEDFWAGFASIVRDFTPRNEQLLARREQLQTQLDDYYRANPGQPDPEEHEAFLREIGYLVEAPAKGEIRTRNIDEEIATVAGPQLVVPILNARFALNAANARWGSLYDALYGTNAIPEEPGAEKGDKYNPERGRRVIAWGRDFLDKAVPLEGASHADVDRYTVFCGKLTAMVGEEKFHLRDQRSYRGFIGEVHDPSAILLRNNGLHIELQIDPSTPIGREDKAGIKDIILEAAVSTIMDFEDSVAAVDATDKVLGYRNWLGLNNGSLKEEVTKNGKTFTRALNEDREYIGRNGTHVRLHGRSLLLVRNVGHLMRNPAILVDGEEVFEGIMDAIITSACAIPGLDQHNALRNSRTGSIYIVKPKQHGPEEVEFTNELFGRVEDLLGLERFAIKVGVMDEERRTSANLDACIMAVADRLAFINTGFLDRTGDEIHTSMQAGAMVRKADMQKELWKQSYEDNNVDTGIERGLPGKAQIGKGMWAMTELMAEMLEAKIGQPREGANTAWVPSPTGAVLHATHYHQVDVHEVQEKLKTAGRRDTFLGLLTVPVAATTDWSDAEKQEELDNNCQSILGYVVRWVEQGIGCSKVPDIHDVDLMEDRATLRISSQILANWLTHGVVSEEQIIESLERMAKVVDRQNEGDPAYRSMSADYDYSIAFQTAKDLILKGTQSPSGYTEPLLHARRREFKQREGIA; encoded by the coding sequence ATGATCCAGACCCTTAATCAGGACACCACCCCGCGGGTGTCGGTAGCCGGCCTTGAGGTCGCGCAGGTTCTCTACGACTTCGTCAACTCTGAGGTATTGCCAGCCACCGGAGTCTCAGTCGAAGATTTCTGGGCTGGATTCGCGAGCATTGTCAGGGATTTCACTCCGCGCAATGAGCAGCTGCTTGCCCGGCGCGAGCAGCTTCAGACCCAGCTCGATGACTACTACCGTGCAAACCCCGGCCAGCCCGATCCAGAAGAACACGAGGCATTCCTGCGAGAGATCGGATACCTCGTAGAAGCACCAGCCAAGGGTGAAATCCGCACCCGCAACATCGACGAAGAAATTGCTACCGTCGCAGGGCCTCAGCTTGTAGTACCCATCCTCAACGCACGTTTCGCGCTTAATGCTGCCAATGCCCGCTGGGGTTCACTCTATGACGCGCTGTACGGTACTAACGCCATCCCGGAAGAACCCGGTGCGGAAAAGGGAGACAAGTACAACCCAGAGCGAGGTCGCCGCGTTATCGCCTGGGGTCGAGATTTCCTCGACAAGGCCGTTCCTTTGGAGGGCGCATCTCACGCTGACGTTGACCGCTATACAGTTTTCTGCGGCAAGCTCACCGCGATGGTCGGAGAAGAGAAGTTCCACCTGCGCGACCAACGCTCTTACCGCGGTTTCATCGGCGAAGTCCACGATCCTTCCGCCATCTTGCTGCGCAATAACGGCCTGCATATTGAGTTGCAGATCGACCCGTCCACGCCCATTGGACGCGAGGATAAGGCCGGCATCAAGGACATCATCCTTGAAGCCGCGGTGTCGACAATCATGGACTTCGAGGATTCTGTTGCAGCGGTCGACGCCACCGACAAGGTCTTGGGCTACCGTAACTGGCTCGGACTCAACAACGGCAGCCTGAAGGAAGAAGTCACCAAGAACGGCAAGACCTTCACCCGTGCTCTCAACGAAGACCGCGAGTACATCGGCCGCAACGGCACCCACGTGCGCCTGCATGGTCGCTCTCTCCTTCTCGTCCGCAATGTCGGCCACCTTATGCGTAATCCCGCTATCCTCGTCGACGGTGAAGAGGTGTTCGAGGGCATTATGGACGCCATCATCACCTCCGCTTGTGCAATCCCTGGCCTCGATCAGCACAACGCCCTGCGTAATTCCCGAACCGGCTCGATCTACATCGTCAAGCCAAAGCAACATGGACCTGAGGAAGTGGAGTTCACGAACGAGCTGTTCGGACGCGTTGAGGACCTGCTTGGCCTTGAGCGCTTTGCCATCAAGGTTGGCGTCATGGATGAAGAGCGTCGTACCTCCGCTAACCTCGATGCGTGCATCATGGCCGTGGCCGACCGTTTGGCGTTCATCAACACGGGGTTCTTGGACCGTACCGGTGATGAAATCCACACCTCGATGCAGGCCGGGGCGATGGTCCGCAAGGCCGATATGCAAAAAGAACTGTGGAAGCAGTCATACGAGGACAACAACGTCGACACCGGCATTGAGCGCGGACTTCCAGGCAAGGCACAGATCGGTAAGGGTATGTGGGCCATGACTGAGTTGATGGCCGAAATGCTCGAGGCGAAGATCGGTCAGCCCCGTGAGGGTGCGAACACCGCATGGGTTCCCTCCCCAACGGGCGCGGTGCTGCATGCTACCCACTACCACCAGGTTGATGTTCACGAGGTTCAGGAAAAGCTCAAGACTGCAGGCCGTCGCGACACCTTCCTAGGACTGTTGACTGTACCTGTTGCGGCCACTACCGATTGGTCCGACGCAGAAAAGCAGGAAGAGCTCGACAACAACTGTCAGTCCATTCTCGGCTACGTTGTCCGTTGGGTCGAACAAGGTATCGGTTGCTCCAAGGTTCCCGACATTCACGATGTGGATTTGATGGAGGACCGCGCTACCCTGCGCATTTCTTCTCAGATTCTGGCAAACTGGCTCACGCACGGCGTTGTTTCAGAGGAACAAATTATTGAGTCCCTCGAGCGCATGGCGAAGGTTGTGGATCGCCAGAACGAGGGTGATCCGGCTTACCGCTCCATGTCTGCCGACTACGATTACTCCATCGCCTTCCAAACGGCAAAGGATCTGATTCTCAAGGGCACACAGTCACCGTCCGGTTACACCGAACCGTTATTGCACGCTCGACGCCGCGAGTTCAAGCAGCGCGAGGGAATCGCCTAA
- the aceA gene encoding isocitrate lyase produces MTTTGQARTAAEIQKDWDENPRWEGIQRDYTAEQVAELQGKVIEEHTLARRGAEVLWEKVSKRDGSYINSLGALTGNQAVQQARAGLQAVYLSGWQVAGDANLSGHTYPDQSLYPANSVPSVVRRINNALLRADEIARVEGDNSVEDWLLPIVADGEAGFGGALNVYELQKAMIAAGAAGTHWEDQLASEKKCGHLGGKVLIPTQQHIRTLTSARLAADVANTPTVIIARTDAEAATLITSDVDDRDKPFITGERTSEGFYKVQNGLEPCIARAKSYAPYADMIWMETGTPDLELAKKFAEGVKAEFPDQLLAYNCSPSFNWSAHLDADEIAKFQRELGAMGFSFQFITLAGFHALNYGMFDLAHGYAREGMTAFVDLQNREFKAAEERGFTAVKHQREVGAGYFDKIATTVDPNSSTTALKGSTEEGQFH; encoded by the coding sequence ATGACCACCACCGGACAGGCACGTACCGCTGCGGAGATCCAGAAGGATTGGGATGAGAACCCTCGTTGGGAGGGGATCCAGCGCGACTATACCGCCGAGCAGGTCGCTGAGCTTCAGGGCAAGGTCATCGAGGAGCACACCCTTGCACGCCGTGGCGCTGAGGTTTTGTGGGAGAAGGTCTCCAAGCGAGATGGCTCCTACATCAACTCGCTTGGCGCGCTGACCGGAAACCAGGCAGTGCAGCAGGCCCGTGCTGGACTTCAGGCCGTTTACCTCTCGGGCTGGCAGGTTGCAGGTGATGCCAACCTCTCCGGCCACACCTACCCAGATCAGTCGCTGTACCCGGCCAACTCGGTTCCAAGCGTTGTCCGTCGAATCAATAACGCCTTGCTGCGAGCCGACGAGATCGCCCGCGTTGAGGGGGACAACTCTGTCGAGGACTGGCTGTTGCCAATCGTTGCCGATGGAGAGGCTGGCTTCGGTGGCGCCCTCAATGTTTATGAGCTGCAAAAGGCAATGATTGCTGCCGGTGCTGCTGGTACTCACTGGGAGGATCAGCTTGCATCCGAGAAGAAGTGCGGTCATCTGGGTGGCAAGGTTCTCATTCCGACCCAGCAGCACATCCGCACCCTGACCTCCGCTCGTCTTGCTGCCGACGTTGCTAACACTCCAACCGTCATCATCGCCCGCACCGATGCCGAGGCTGCTACCCTCATCACCTCCGATGTTGATGATCGGGATAAGCCGTTCATCACTGGTGAGCGCACCTCCGAAGGTTTCTACAAGGTGCAAAATGGCCTCGAGCCGTGCATCGCCCGCGCGAAGTCTTACGCCCCCTATGCAGACATGATTTGGATGGAGACCGGAACTCCGGATCTGGAGCTGGCAAAGAAGTTCGCTGAGGGCGTGAAGGCGGAATTCCCAGACCAGCTCCTCGCATACAACTGCTCGCCTTCCTTCAACTGGTCCGCACACCTCGATGCTGACGAGATCGCGAAGTTCCAGCGTGAACTTGGAGCAATGGGCTTCTCCTTCCAATTCATCACTCTGGCAGGCTTCCACGCCCTCAACTACGGCATGTTCGACCTCGCTCACGGCTACGCACGCGAAGGCATGACGGCTTTCGTCGACCTGCAGAACCGCGAGTTCAAGGCTGCAGAGGAGCGCGGCTTCACCGCAGTCAAGCACCAGCGCGAGGTTGGCGCCGGCTACTTCGACAAGATCGCCACCACGGTTGACCCGAACTCTTCGACTACCGCTCTGAAGGGATCCACCGAGGAAGGCCAGTTCCACTAG
- the rraA gene encoding ribonuclease E activity regulator RraA, translating to MAITPLATADLVDIIGEDVRSCDTQFTNYGGVTAFCGRIETIRCFQDNGLVKKLLNSPGDGRVLVVDGYGSVHTALMGDLIAKAGVAHGWAGVVINGAIRDSAVVSELPFGAKALGTNPRKSAKDAEGELSVVVEFGGVEFVPGHFLYADADGIVVTEDPIEEGAID from the coding sequence ATGGCTATCACACCGTTGGCAACCGCTGATCTTGTGGACATCATCGGCGAAGATGTGCGTTCCTGCGATACCCAATTCACTAATTATGGTGGAGTCACAGCATTTTGTGGACGCATCGAGACGATTCGCTGTTTTCAAGACAATGGCTTGGTCAAAAAGCTGCTCAATTCCCCCGGCGACGGTCGCGTTTTGGTGGTTGACGGCTATGGATCGGTTCATACTGCTTTGATGGGCGATCTTATCGCCAAGGCTGGCGTGGCACATGGCTGGGCTGGCGTGGTGATCAACGGGGCGATTCGCGATAGTGCCGTTGTGTCGGAGCTGCCATTCGGGGCGAAAGCTCTGGGGACGAACCCTCGCAAATCCGCAAAGGATGCCGAAGGTGAGCTCTCCGTAGTAGTCGAGTTCGGTGGGGTTGAGTTCGTGCCTGGCCATTTCCTTTACGCTGATGCTGATGGCATCGTCGTCACCGAAGACCCGATTGAGGAGGGCGCCATCGATTAG